In Heteronotia binoei isolate CCM8104 ecotype False Entrance Well chromosome 4, APGP_CSIRO_Hbin_v1, whole genome shotgun sequence, a genomic segment contains:
- the TMEM267 gene encoding transmembrane protein 267, whose product MLLAMASETEKAHALLQSFSTASIISSLGLGIFCFAADRFLQFSFIQQNDWLRALSDNTVHGVVGLWSWAIVIGLKKKSDFLEVIFAGFLSSVIDMDHFILAGSFSLKAALTLPRRPFLHCSTVIPVVCLMLKFIMHLFKLKDSWCFLPWMLFISWTSHHVRDGIRHGLWICPFGKTAPLPYSLYVAITASLPHFCSFIMYLTGTRELMSIKHGIHIDV is encoded by the exons ATGTTGCTTGCTATGGCATCTGAGACTGAAAAGGCCCATGCTCTTCTGCAGTCATTCAGCACGGCTTCTATTATTTCAAGCCTAGGATTGGGAATTTTCTGCTTTGCAGCAGATAGATTTCTACAGTTTTCTTTCATTCAGCAAAATGACTGGTTGCGGGCACTCTCTGATAACACCGTGCATGGTGTTGTGGGTTTGTGGTCTTGGGCAATAGTGATTGGACTCAAGAAGAAAAGCGACTTTTTGGAAGTAATTTTTGCTGGTTTCCTCTCCTCTGTGATTGATATGGATCACTTTATCCTAGCTGGCTCATTTTCATTAAAG GCTGCTCTGACACTTCCACGAAGACCATTTCTTCACTGTTCTACTGTGATTCCAGTTGTGTGTCTGATGCTGAAGTTTATTATGCATCTTTTCAAGCTGAAGGATTCGTGGTGTTTTCTACCCTGGATGCTGTTTATATCCTGGACTTCACATCACGTTCGAGATGGAATTCGTCATGGTTTGTGGATCTGTCCATTTGGAAAGACTGCGCCCTTGCCATACTCACTTTATGTGGCAATCACGGCATCTTTACCTCATTTCTGTTCCTTTATTATGTATTTAACAGGAACAAGGGAACTGATGTCTATAAAACATGGGATTCATATTGATGTCTAA